The DNA sequence ACTCCCGCGGCGACGGCTGCGGGCAACTAGCGTCGCACAGAGGCGGACTGAAGTCATGGCAGCCGAGACCCACGCCACCACCGCGCACGCGCACGCGACGGATGCTCCGGGCGTGCCGCACCCCTACCATCTTGTGAACCCCAGCCCGTGGCCGATCCTGGGCGCCTTCGCCGGCGGCCTGCTGGCGACCGGGCTCGTCCTGTTCATGCACAACATGGGCACGATCGTGCTCTACGCCGGCCTCGCGTCGGTGCTGGCCGTCATGTTCGGCTGGTGGCGCGACGTCCTGAATGAGTCGGTCAAGGAAAAGGCCCATACCCCCGTCGTGAAGATCGGCCTGCGCTATGGCATGGCCCTGTTCATCGCGTCGGAAGTGATGTTCTTCGTGGCCTTCTTCTGGGCCTACTTCGACGCCGCCCTGTTCCCGCGCGAAGCGATCGGTGGGGTGTGGCCGCCGGCCAACATCCAGACGGTCGACCCGTTCGACCTGCCGCTGATGCTGACGCTGATCCTGCTGCTGTCCGGCACCACGGTCACCGCGGCGCACCACGCGATCATCGAGGGTGACATCAAGCTGGCCGGGCGCATGCTGGGCTACACGGTCGGCCTGGGCGTCCTGTTCACCGGCTTCCAGATTTACGAGTACGCCCACGCCCACTTCGGCTTCACCGAGGGCATCTACGCCTCGACCTTCTACATGGCGACCGGCTTCCACGGCTTCCATGTGTTCGTCGGGACGGTCTTCCTGGCGGTCTGCTGGTACCGGACCGTCCGCGGCCACTTCACCTCCAGCAGCCACTTCGGCTTCGAGGCCGCAGCCTGGTACTGGCACTTCGTCGACGTGGTGTGGCTGTTCCTGTTCGTGGCCGTCTACTGGTACGGCTCGGGCGGCGGCCACTGATCGTGGCCTCCGGCCTGTGACCACGGGTCCGTGAGTGCCGTGCCGACGGCGCCCGGACAACCCGTTTCCCCCCTGGCCGCGGCATTGCGCGGGACGTGCCCGCGCTGCGGCCAGGGGCCGCTTTTCGAACGTTTCCTGGACGTCCGTGGGCAGTGCGACGTCTGCGGTCTGGACCTTCGCAAGCACGACAGCGGCGACGGTCCGGCGGTTGCCCTCATCTTCATCCTGGGCTTCCTGGTCGTTCCACCCGCCCTTTGGGTGGGCATGAGCGTGGACTGGCCCTTGTGGCTCCACGCCATCGTCTGGTCCATCGTGCTTCTGGCCCTGACCCTCGGCATGCTGCGCCCGGCCAAGGCGTTCTTCGTGGCCATGCAGTACCGCCACCGCCGCAGCGAACTCGAGTAGACCCGCGGCCCGGCCGCTTCTCAGGCCATCCGAAATGACCCAGACCGCGACGCCTTTCCGCCGTTTCCGCCCGACCCTCTGGTTCACCGTCTTCGCGGTGTTCGGCGTGGCCGCCCTGCTGGCGCTGGGCACGTGGCAGGTGCAGCGGTTGACGTGGAAGAACGACCTGATTGCGCGCCTGGAGGTTCGGCTTGCCGCGCCTCCGGAACCCTTGCCCGCACGCATCGACGACCCCGCCGCGTGGGAATACCGTCGGGCCAGTGTTGCCGGCCGCTTCCTGCACGACAAGGAGATGCTGATCGCCGGCCGGACGTGGCAGGGGCAGGCGGGTTGGCACGTGGTCACGCCGCTGGTGCGCGACGATGGTGCGGGGGCCGTCCTGGTCAACCGCGGCTTCGTCCCGCACGACCGCCGGGACCCGGCGCTCCGGAGGGAGGGGCAGGTTGCCGATTCGGTCACCGTCGAGGGACTGGTGCGGCCCGGTGGCCGCCAGAGCTGGATGCAGCCCGGCAACCGGCCCGGCGAGAACACCTGGTTCTGGTACGACATCCCGGCCATGGCCGCCCACGCCGGCCTGAAGGAGGCTCCGCCCGTCGTGTTGGAGGCCGGGCCGGCCGCGAACCCCGGTGGCCTGCCCATCGGCGGCCAGACCGTGGTCCGCATCCGCAACGACCATCTGACCTATGCCCTCACCTGGTACAGCTTGGCGGTTGCGCTGGGTGTCATCTGGTTCTTCTATCACTGGCGCCGGCGGCCGACGGGCGGCTGAGAATGCCGGGTGGATACACAGGGGGGGGACACCACGACATGACCGCCGACGCCTACGCGACGCTGGAACGCCGCTTCGCACGCCTGGATCTCCTGTCCGACGCCTTCGGCATCCTGAGCTGGGACAATCAGGCCATGATGCCCGACGGCGCGTCCGAAAGCCGGGCGGAGCAGTTGGCGGCGCTCAGCGTCGTGAAGCATGAACTGCTGACGGCGCCGGACATGGGCGACCTGCTGGAGCAGGCCCTGGGCGGCAACGGGACCGGCGATCCCGCCGTCGACGGCTGGCGCCGGGCCAACCTTGCCGAGATGCGCCGCGAGTGGCTGCACGCCACCGCCGTGCCGGCCGACCTGGTGGAGGCCAGCTCCCGCGCATTTTCGAAGTGCGAGCATGTCTGGCGCACGGCGCGGCCGGCCAACGACTTCGCCGCGCTCCGCCCGCACCTCGAAGAGGTGCTGGGCCTGGTGCGCGACATCGCGGCGGCCAAGGCCGACAAGCTCGGCGTGTCGCCCTACGACGCGCTGCTGGACGAATACGAGCCCGACGGCCGGTCGGCGGAGATCGACGTGATCTTCGACGATCTGGCCGCCTTCATCCCGGGCTTCGTGGACGAGGTGGTGGAGCGGCAGGCCAAGGCTCCGGCGATCCTGCCGCTGGACGGCCACTACCCGATCGAGCGGCAGCGCGCGCTCGGCATCGAGCTGATGAAGGCGGTCGGCTTCGATTTCAACCGGGGCCGCCTGGACGTCAGCCTGCACCCGTTCTGCGGCGGCGCCACCGACGACGTGCGCATCACCACCCGTTACGAGGAGCGCAACTTTGCCCGCGCGCTCATGGGCGTGCTGCACGAAACCGGGCACGCCATGTACGAGCAGAACCGCCCCCGCGACTGGCTGCGCCAACCGGTCGGCCATGCCCGCGGCATGGCCATGCACGAAAGCCAGAGCCTGATCGTCGAGATGCAGGCGGCCCGCTCGCGCCCGTTCCTGTCCTGGCTCGCACCCAAAGCCAAGGCGGCCTTCGACGGCAGCGGTCCGGCTTGGGACGCCGACAACCTGACGCGCATCTACACCCGCGTTGGCCGCACCCTCGTCCGGGTCGATGCGGACGAGGCGACGTACCCGGCCCACGTCATCCTGCGCTACCGGCTGGAGCGGGCGATGGTTGCGGGGGATCTCGCCATTGCCGACCTTCCGGGCGCCTGGGCGGACGGTCTCCGGGCGCTCCTCGGCGTGGCCCCGCCCGACGACCGGCTGGGCTGCCTGCAGGACATCCATTGGCCGAGCGGCGGCTGGGGCTATTTCCCCTGCTACACCCTGGGCGCGATGATCGCGGCGCAGCTTTTCGACACCGCGACCCGTGCGGACCCCAACATCCTGCCGGCGCTGGGCGAAGGCGACTTCGGCCCGCTGATGGCGTGGCTGACGCCCAACGTCCACCAGAAGGCCAGCTCGGCCAGCACCCGGGATCTGCTGATCCAGGCGACCGGCCGTCCGCTGGACGCGGGGGTGTTCAAGGCGCACCTGCGCCGGCGGTATCTCGACGCCGCCTGACGGACGGGGAGGGGCGGGGACCCATTCCCGCCCCTCCCTTGCTCATTGCGGAGATGGAGCCCATGCCGACGGGGCTCGTGACCGGGCGGTTCATGCCCCCGCACAGGGGGCATGAACACCTTGTGGCCTTCGCCCGCGCCTTCTGCGGGGGCGGGCCTGTCCTGGTCGTCCGGGTGCGTCCGGACGATCCGATCCCCGGCGACTTGCGGCTCGCCTGGATGCGGGAAAGCTTCCCTGACTGCCGGGTTCTCGCACTGGACGAGCCGGACCTGCCCGGCGCATGGCCGGGCCTTCTGCGTGGGGCCCTGCGGACCGCGGGCATTCCCTCCGGGCGCCCGGACATCCTGTTCGCCGGCGATGCCGAGGACCAGGTCCTTGCCCGCGGCCTCGGCGCCCGCTTCCTGCCGGTGGATCCCGCCCGCGGGCAGGTTCCCGTTTCCAGTGCCGCCTGCCGGGCCGATCCGGCCGGCATGTGGGCGGACATCCTGCCGGCCGCGCGGCCGTACTTCCTGAAGCGCGTGTGCATCTTCGGGCCGGAGTCCTGCGGGAAGACGACCCTGGCCCACGACCTCGCCCGCCGCTACGGCACGGCCTGGGTTCCGGAATACACCCGCACCTACCTGGATGTCTTCGGGCCGGTGCCGACATACGAGATGCTGCCGGTGATCGCCCGTGGGCACGCCGCGAGCCTGGCGGCGGCGGAGCGCCGCGCGGTGCGTGTGCTGTTCTCGGACACCGACGCGCTGACGACCCGGATGTGGTCGGATCTGGTCTTCGGACGCGTGGCGCCGGAGGTGGAGGCGGAGGTGGCGGTCCAGCGCTGGGACCTGACCCTTCTGACCGCGGACGACGTGCCCTTCGTGCCCGATCCGCAGCGGACGGGCGGCAACCGGCGCGAGGTCGACCTCGACCACTGCCGCCGCGTGCTGGAGGCGCATGGCCGCGACCACCTCATCCTCCGGGGCGACTGGGAGGCGCGGATGGCAGCGGCGGTTGGGGCGGTGGACAGGTTGTTGGGCGGGACACCCAGGTAGGGACGCCCGTTGCCGTTGGAGCACGGCTCGATCCGCGGGATCGAGCCGTGCTCTAGGCGTTGCGTTCCGGCGGAATGTGGCCGTGCGCCAAATGGATCAACGGGAAGGGCCGTCCGCTGCCGTCGGACTCCGAACGGCCGAGCTCGTGGAACCCAAGGCTTGCATAGAAACGGCGGGCGCCATGGTTCTGCTCGTTGACGTCCACCGTCAGGCCGTCCGCCTTCTCAAGCAGGCTTGCGACGAGCGTGCGGCCCACCCCCTTCTTGTGCCATGCCGGGTCGACAAACAACGCGTCGATCTTCTGCCCCGTCACGCCCATGAACCCGATCGGTTTCCCGCTGCCATCGACGGCGACCAGGAATTCCGTACCGGGAAGGTATTCCTCGCGAACGTACCGGGCATAGACGTCGATATCCGCCTCCGTCAGAAATCCATGCGTGCTGCGGACGGCGGCATGCCAGATCTCGAAGAGTGGCCCAATATCGTTTGAAGTGGAGGGGCGAACCGAAAACATTCGTCCGTGTCCGATTCAGGTCAGGGACCATCGTTGACCATAACCTCGGTCCGGGCGACCGCTCCGCACATTGAAATGCCGGCCTCCGGTGGGGCCGGGAT is a window from the Azospirillaceae bacterium genome containing:
- a CDS encoding cytochrome c oxidase subunit 3, whose amino-acid sequence is MAAETHATTAHAHATDAPGVPHPYHLVNPSPWPILGAFAGGLLATGLVLFMHNMGTIVLYAGLASVLAVMFGWWRDVLNESVKEKAHTPVVKIGLRYGMALFIASEVMFFVAFFWAYFDAALFPREAIGGVWPPANIQTVDPFDLPLMLTLILLLSGTTVTAAHHAIIEGDIKLAGRMLGYTVGLGVLFTGFQIYEYAHAHFGFTEGIYASTFYMATGFHGFHVFVGTVFLAVCWYRTVRGHFTSSSHFGFEAAAWYWHFVDVVWLFLFVAVYWYGSGGGH
- a CDS encoding DUF983 domain-containing protein; this translates as MPTAPGQPVSPLAAALRGTCPRCGQGPLFERFLDVRGQCDVCGLDLRKHDSGDGPAVALIFILGFLVVPPALWVGMSVDWPLWLHAIVWSIVLLALTLGMLRPAKAFFVAMQYRHRRSELE
- a CDS encoding SURF1 family protein yields the protein MTQTATPFRRFRPTLWFTVFAVFGVAALLALGTWQVQRLTWKNDLIARLEVRLAAPPEPLPARIDDPAAWEYRRASVAGRFLHDKEMLIAGRTWQGQAGWHVVTPLVRDDGAGAVLVNRGFVPHDRRDPALRREGQVADSVTVEGLVRPGGRQSWMQPGNRPGENTWFWYDIPAMAAHAGLKEAPPVVLEAGPAANPGGLPIGGQTVVRIRNDHLTYALTWYSLAVALGVIWFFYHWRRRPTGG
- a CDS encoding carboxypeptidase M32 is translated as MTADAYATLERRFARLDLLSDAFGILSWDNQAMMPDGASESRAEQLAALSVVKHELLTAPDMGDLLEQALGGNGTGDPAVDGWRRANLAEMRREWLHATAVPADLVEASSRAFSKCEHVWRTARPANDFAALRPHLEEVLGLVRDIAAAKADKLGVSPYDALLDEYEPDGRSAEIDVIFDDLAAFIPGFVDEVVERQAKAPAILPLDGHYPIERQRALGIELMKAVGFDFNRGRLDVSLHPFCGGATDDVRITTRYEERNFARALMGVLHETGHAMYEQNRPRDWLRQPVGHARGMAMHESQSLIVEMQAARSRPFLSWLAPKAKAAFDGSGPAWDADNLTRIYTRVGRTLVRVDADEATYPAHVILRYRLERAMVAGDLAIADLPGAWADGLRALLGVAPPDDRLGCLQDIHWPSGGWGYFPCYTLGAMIAAQLFDTATRADPNILPALGEGDFGPLMAWLTPNVHQKASSASTRDLLIQATGRPLDAGVFKAHLRRRYLDAA
- a CDS encoding AAA family ATPase encodes the protein MPTGLVTGRFMPPHRGHEHLVAFARAFCGGGPVLVVRVRPDDPIPGDLRLAWMRESFPDCRVLALDEPDLPGAWPGLLRGALRTAGIPSGRPDILFAGDAEDQVLARGLGARFLPVDPARGQVPVSSAACRADPAGMWADILPAARPYFLKRVCIFGPESCGKTTLAHDLARRYGTAWVPEYTRTYLDVFGPVPTYEMLPVIARGHAASLAAAERRAVRVLFSDTDALTTRMWSDLVFGRVAPEVEAEVAVQRWDLTLLTADDVPFVPDPQRTGGNRREVDLDHCRRVLEAHGRDHLILRGDWEARMAAAVGAVDRLLGGTPR
- a CDS encoding acetyltransferase, which translates into the protein MFSVRPSTSNDIGPLFEIWHAAVRSTHGFLTEADIDVYARYVREEYLPGTEFLVAVDGSGKPIGFMGVTGQKIDALFVDPAWHKKGVGRTLVASLLEKADGLTVDVNEQNHGARRFYASLGFHELGRSESDGSGRPFPLIHLAHGHIPPERNA